A stretch of DNA from Zonotrichia leucophrys gambelii isolate GWCS_2022_RI chromosome 28, RI_Zleu_2.0, whole genome shotgun sequence:
CACCGGCACCGGCGGGGGGGGACGGGGGGGACGGGACAGCCCCGCACCTGCAGCACCggcgggggggacacgggggctCAGCCCCGCACTGACACACGGACAcccccccacacacctcccGGCGGgaccccccgcccgccgccccgggAACGGGGGGACATCGGCACCGGAACCGGGCGGGGGGACGGGCAGGAACCGGCTGGGCTCGGCCCCGCACCTGCCGCACCGGGCGGGGGAcggggggggctcagccccgcTCCGGTCACGGACCCCCAGCCcggccgggacccccgggagGGGCacgggggacaccgggagcgGGAACGGGAGCAGGAACCTGTCGGGGCGCACCTGCTGCGTGCGAGGGGAGGGACTCGGGGGCTCAGCCCCGCACCGGGGatgccccggccccgccgggacTCCCGCCCGCCGCCCTTCGCCCcgcgccgggcggggccggtACCGGGAACTGCGGCGGCTCCTGCGCGGCGGCGGGGATGGAGCGGCCGGTGCCGCTGTCCCGGGGAacccggccccgcgcccggcACTACTACGAGGGCTTCGTGGAGAAGCGGGGGCCAGGTGATCAGGTGGGCGACACCGCCGGGACCGACCCCGGTACCCCCGGGACCGAGCGCCAAGAGCGACCCTCGGGGGTACCCGGGGACCCGGGACCGCTCCCGGCACTCCCGGACACTGTCCCCCCCCGGGACCACCGGCTGTGCTCCCTGCCGAGCCCGGTGCCGATGCCAGTGCCGGCTCCCTGTGCCGTTTCCCTGTTGCCGGTGCCGTTTCCCTGTTCCCGGTTCCCGGTTCCTGAGCCCGTCCCTCCCCGCAGGGCTACCGGAAGGTCTGGGCCGGGGTGCGGGGGCTCCAACTCGCCTTCTACAGCGGGCCCCAGGACCAGGAGGTACCGGGGCTCCTCCGGGCGGGACCCCCGGGCTGGGACCCCTCAGGGTGGGACCCCCTGGACAAGAACCCTCGGGTGGGACTGGGCGGGCTCCCCCAAACCGGGGcctctgggatctgctggggctgggacccccaagATTGGGACCCCCCCATCCTGTCCGGGCCCCAGAGATGCCCCTGGGGCAGGATCCCCCCAGGGTGGgacccctgtgccccctccccaagcTGGGACTGGTAAAACCCCCCCAGGATTGGGGACCCGTCCCCATAAaccctcctgggcagggacccccGAGGATGGGACCTTCgggtgacactggggggacCCTGCTGAGggtgggggtgtccctgggccGGGGGTCCCACCCttgggtgcccccagcccctggagctgctggacctGGGCGAGCTGGTGACCGTGCAGGCCAAGGACGGGCTGCTCATCCTCAGGCTGAGGGGACAAGAGGTGACAATGAAGGTGAGGGGCAGCCAGGGGGCAATGGGGGTACCTGGAGGGGGGATCTGGGGGTACAGAGGGGACAGGATTTCAGGACTGGGGGGATGAGGGGACTGGGATTTGGGACGGGCTGCAGGTGGGTAAGGGAAGGATttagggacacagaggggacaggattTTGGGACTGGGGAGACTGGAGGGCACAGCGGAAGGACTTGGGGGTACAAGGGATGGcgggttttgggatttggggccagGTTTAGGGGGCTGTGGAGACCTGTGTGGGGCAcaagggacaggggacaggccaccctcatgtccctgtgtcccctggcagATGAAGAGCTGGGAGATGCAGGAGATGTGGCGGGGATTCATCCTGACCATGGCCAAGGTGGGtgcggcgctgcccggggctccgggggtgacagggacccctcagtgccacctgcccgtgtccccccgCAGATGAAGATGCCCCCGGACCTGGCGCTGCTGCCCGGACAcatctcccagctgctggaggctcTGCGGGAGGAGCAGCAGCGCAGGGGCACCTCCGTGTGTCCGGCCAGCCCTGTGTCACCAaccacccccgtgtccccaaccACCCCCGTGTCACCCACCACTGCCGTGTCCCCTATCACCTCCGTGTCCCCGACCAGCCTCGtgttccccagcccctctgagccGTGAGtcgggggccggggggggtCCCCATCCACCCTGGGGACCAGCATGGCCCAGCTGGGGTGGCCcagtgtggctgggcagggctgggggtgacagCGTGGGGGTCCCcaatgcagggctgggggtgacagCGTGGGGGTCCCCAATGCAGGGTATGGCTGGGAGTGACAGAGGCGGTCCCAGTGtggccgggcagggctgggactgtCAGCGGGAgggtccccagagcagggcagggtatGGCTGTGGTGACACAGAGGgggtccccagggtccccagcTGTTTTTTCCAGGTGACTCGAGCcgaggctgagctgctgctggagctgagcgCGCCCGGGGGGAATCTCCTGCTGCGGCCCGGGGGACACGGCCAGGGCGTCTCGGTCACCACGCGGCAGGAGCAGGGCGGGTCCGTGCCGGGGACACCGGGAAGGGGTCCCCAGGGGGGACGAGGGTGGCTTAGAGTGAGGGTCCCCATGGGTGCAGGGTCCCAGGGTGAGTGGTGTCCCCTTGGGGGGGGTCCTGGTTCGGTGGGTGGCCCCATGGGAAGATCCCCGTTCGAGGGGTGTCCCGCGGGCTGTGAGTGCCCCACAAAGGGGGTGcccagcccctgagcccccccgACCCGCAGGAGAGCGGTGCTGAAGCACtacagggtgaagagagagcCCCAGGGCTACCTCATCGACCTGGAGACCCCGGTGAGTGACACGGGACAGGGACCCCAACCCCGGGCACCCCCCTGAGCGCCCGGGGTGGGACCCTTGGGGTCACCCGAGGGACTGGCACCGtgtgggctgtgccagccaagggctgggcacccccagggtggcaccaagGGGCTGGGGTCCCCCGAGGGCTGGGGCTCAAGgaactgggacccccaaaagAAGGGACAGAGAGTCCCTCAGGTTTGGGATCCCCGGGAACTGGGACCcccaaagagctgcagccaAGGGGGTGGGACCCCCACGCGGGGCCCGGGGCGGAGGGCAGGGCATGGGGGGCACAAGGGGGGTCCCCGAGTGACCCCTGCGTGTCCCCAGCACCGCTGCTCGTCGCTGGCAGACGTGGTGCAGTTCTTCGTGCGGAGGAGCGAGGGCAGCCTGCGGCCCCTGGAGCCCGAGtacagctcccagctgggtggGCACGGGctggggggcgcggggggctggggggcactgctggggggtcggggacactgctggggtgtcaagggacactgctggggggtcggggacactgctggggggtcggggacagtgctggggggtcggggacactgctggggggTCGGGGACACTGCTGAGGTGTCAGGGGATGCCATAGGGGTGTcaagggacactgctggggggGACCTGGGGGGACAGTGTGCTGGGGGGTCGGGGATGCCATAGGGGTGTCGGGGGACATTATTGGGGTGTCAGGAGCAGCCGTGGGAGGCTGGGGGGTGTCTGGGGTACTCGGGGCTCTGGAGAGTtggggggcagagctgctggggtgtctgagcctggaggggctcaggggggtctgggggtgtcgGAGGGTCCGTGACCCCCCCATGCTCTGCCCCAGAGTTCGTGCCCATAGAGGAGGACCCTCCCCCGGCTGCAGCCGTGCCCAGGGCGGCCCCGAGGAGGGGCAGGAACCCCCCCGGCCTGGGGCTGGTGCCCGAGCAGCAGCTCTACATGAACGACCCCGGTGAGGCCGCTCGGGACTGCGGGGACAGGAGGGGGCACCCCCACACCGAGACCCCCCGGTCCCGCTGTCACCCCCAACACAATGAGGGGACACGGtgggggggcaggggggtgGCAGCATGGGGACACCGGGTCCTGTCACCGCCTCGGGGGGCAATGGGGGGGCAGGGGGATTCTGGAttctctgccagctgctcacagctcccACCCCGTGGCACAGGCAggacccaggagctgctcagggagctgcacaggaagctgcagcagcGCCGGGCTCTGTgatggggacactctggggacacccccgTGGTACCAGCAGGGGCAGTGGGACCGTCCTCACCCTCAGGGaaagctgtccccagtgtcctcaatgtgcccagtgtccccaggcctggGGTGACACTGCAGAGGGCAGGAACCCCCTCATATAGATGTAAATAAAGAACCCTGTGCCCACCAAGTCCCATCCCGCTCCTGGcaccctgggggtgtcccagggaccccaaattccccccgtGCCCCATCCACGGCCAGGTCACACCTACATCCCAATTTATTCTCCAGGCCAGAAGCAGCTCTCGGTGCTGGGGGGGCAACGAGCCCCGTGACACGGGGGGCACGGAGTGGGGGGGCcgtgggcagccccagggctggcagcgcccggcgggcagtgctggggtggcagagcccccgggcagcgctgggggtggcaggggggTACattcagtgctgtgcccagctcagggcaggctggagctgctggcggTGCTGTTGCGCTTCTGCAGGCACCGCACGGCGCTGGGCACCTGCAGGCCTGAGGTCACCTGGAAGCTGCCACaccacacctgggggcacagcGCGGGCTCAGGGGGCTGcgggcagcctggcagccccccgggacccccgggccTGCCCCCCTTACCATGAAGGCCGGCAGCACGGGCTGTGTGAACTTGGCCTTGAAGGTGTGGAGCAGCTGCTTGGTGCGGGCGTTGTAGAAGGACAGGAAAcctgtggggatgggggacaggtGGGCATGGAGTGGGCACAACCCTGGCACAGTGCCTGGGGTGGTGACAATGGCCATGTGGTGACAATGGTGGTGGCAATGCCCATGGTGGACATTCGTGTCCATGCTGGAGTATGGACATGCTGGTGCCCATGGAGGTGACAATGCCCATGGTGGTGACAATGTCCACACCAGTACCCATGGAGATGCCaatgcccagggaggtgccaatgcccagggaggtggccATGGAGGTGCCAATGCCCATGGTGGTGGCCATGGAGGAGATAATGCCTATGGTAATGCCAATGCCCATGGAGGTGACTATGTCCATGGT
This window harbors:
- the STAP2 gene encoding signal-transducing adaptor protein 2, with product MERPVPLSRGTRPRARHYYEGFVEKRGPGDQGYRKVWAGVRGLQLAFYSGPQDQEPLELLDLGELVTVQAKDGLLILRLRGQEVTMKMKSWEMQEMWRGFILTMAKMKMPPDLALLPGHISQLLEALREEQQRRGTSVCPASPVSPTTPVSPTTPVSPTTAVSPITSVSPTSLVFPSPSEPVPSCFFQVTRAEAELLLELSAPGGNLLLRPGGHGQGVSVTTRQEQGGRAVLKHYRVKREPQGYLIDLETPHRCSSLADVVQFFVRRSEGSLRPLEPEYSSQLEFVPIEEDPPPAAAVPRAAPRRGRNPPGLGLVPEQQLYMNDPGRTQELLRELHRKLQQRRAL